cCATGTAATTTatgattatttatatttaatttttttccttgatttctattttttaatgaactttttggattattttttatattatttttgaagtacatttttttttgtaatttattattcttatacATTTCACTATTATCTCTGTGATCATTAAATTCTAAtccttttttgttttttatacatGAGAAAGAATCATTTTCTTCAATctcataattttcatttggTTTATAACCACcactataatttttaattctttgtcTTTTAAAGTTAGCAttatttgaatatatattgttttgaataatgttatatttattaaaactgAAAACACTACTAGATGAATTGGAATTGCTTTCAATGTCTGATGAAGATTCTTTATGAATAGAATGATTATCAATTTGTATATCattccatttttttaattttattatatcatcTATATTTTCGTtcatatcattttcattcaattcgttttcattaatattaatgCATCCTTCATTATACGAATTAAATACATCTTCATTGTTTTTCGAAGGATAATTAGAaatgttttttaaattattcatatattttataaattcacTCCAACTATCCTTATTATtcctgaaaaaaaaaattatatggcataaaacataataaaagataaaaaaaaaaaaaggggggaataaaatgaatattatatctttttaaaatttgtaGAAATATAAATCTAAGACACAAAagcatttataataaaaaaaatttttttttctaatcattttttattactctAAATCTGATTTTAAATTGGGTGCCTTTTTTCTGAACCTATATGATTTTACATGactcatttcttttttttttgaacaaATGTACATATTTATAGATTGTTCtagtataatattttattattttttaaacaagCAAACTTCAAAACGAAATTTAaagtaataattataaaatgaatacaaaaaaaaaaaaaaaaatataaaataattgataaatacagaaataataaaaacaaaattaatttataaaaaataacccTTTTATGATTAAcagaaaaaaagtatatatatatctttgttTTAAAactgaaaaaatattttacaataaaaaaaatttataaatttcataataaaaatatatatatatatatatatatatatatatatattatgcaTAAAAAAGGAACACACCTGTGTTGAAAGAAAagcttttttataaaaaaaaatataaaatataaatttctgTATAATGGAAAactctaataaaaaaaataaaaaaaagatatttttattaaaaaataattaaaaattattatttttagagaaataaaataatacaataacatataataaatatttcagaactattaaaaaatttttataagtttcattttttattattttattaagatTCGTATTTTTTCagaaatttctttttacaGCTATCATTCTTAATTAACCCAAcaagataatttaaattattattcagTATTTTTAACAATATTATAAAGCTTACTTtccttttattaaaatttttgaaatatgtCTTTtctattcttaaaaaaatgttatattgATCAAAATTCAATTTagtatattattttgttattgttttttttcatatatgtaatttttttttaatatgattAGAAGGTTGTTTCTACcatatttttcaaaagatAAGGGCCCCCCAAGGATTAGATGCCAAATAAATGgagtaaaaagaaaaaggttTTATAAAATTGTAGTAGCAAATCAAAAAGATAAGAAAAACGGAAAACATATAGAAGTATTAGGTACatatgttaataaaaataacataagggaaaaattaaatagatATAATATTACTAATTCTAATaatgattattattataataatgtgGAAAACATAAAAGAAATTAGATTACGATTTAATAGAGTTAAATTTTGGCTAGCTGCTAATTGTAACTTTAGCGATCATATGAAATATGTTTTAAGtttatgtaaaataataCCACAATATCCAATTAAATATAGTAGGAGGTGTTCagataaatattattataaatacaatgaaataataaataagcATAAACTAATACAAGccgaaaaaataaataatttcttgAAAACAGATTTAAATATACaatatttgaataattttaacGAATCATCAAACGAAGGGAAAAAAGAGGatgattatatatatactccTGAAGAACTTACTtatcttaaaaaattatcaaaaaatagaaatcTAGATTTTGAGAATAGTGacaaaattagaaaaattattaggTAATATAAGTAATTACTTccataattattttctttaagtAATAATTCCAGTTAAAActaaaattataagaaaaattttttaaattatacgcaaaaattacattatgaatactcaaaaaaaaaaaaaaaaattataaaagtttttttattacttattATGTTAGAGTATCAAAGACAATCCTATGTTTATTTCTACatacatttattataaatcaAAGTAATATTAATACAATAATTATAACACCAAtgctttatataaatataatgcaTTTCACAAAAATTGAAACTAATAATCTAACAAGAACACCTATTAAttctattatatattttttttatttattatatctataaatatataattcatatttttctattctttgtgttaaatattaaattgcATTGAGAATTTTTTACCTTAAACTTAGTTTTatatgattaaaaaaaaaaaaaaagaatatattctttatctTGTGTAAATACATAAAGCAcacccttttttttttttttttatcaatattataataaaaaaaaaaaatttatatattataaatacatCATATATAATAATCAGTGGATACTTTTAATTATGTGTaaatgttttatatatttttaaaatatgaaaatgaatatatatattttataaaaatataatttattaagcataatcaatttttatatgattccaaatgaaaatgagaaataaaataagtaaaaataataatacaaaataaaatgaattaaatagtTGCTTTAAACGTTTAAcaaattgttttattttattttttttattttttatttttttaattaaataaatttttaaaattatttctcactatttatttatttatttttttgtgtgTGTGTGCATTTTGGTGTATTATAGTTTCCCATCATTTTTCATAGAAATATACAACTTTTAGTTTTGTTGACAAACcactaaaaaaatacatgtaTAAATATGCATACATTcacatttaataaaatatttttttgttaaaaaattaataattcaaatttgataaaatatCAATGTGTAAGTGTAAGTTACTAATTCAACTTACTTTAcattcatattttaaaataatatagcatttcatttttttttcactttttaatttttataagaatacactgaacatatatatgttttttattttttataattcttaaattaattattaaataatatacttatttttattcttgtattgaataattatatatatggttctatatatatcttaaatGTTCCCTCTCTATaattaatacaaataaataataaaaataaaaataaaactctttataaaatatttcagGTGTTATTTACTAATTGTAAATTAgataaattagaaaaagaaaaaaaaaacatgtttatataaatatatatatttatctaaatcagtaaaattaataagaatttgacaaatataaataatatgagTGATTTATTTGGCGATGATACTTTGAGGAAATGTAATAAAGacataaataatttagataaCATTAGAAACACTTTTCTTAAATTAAACTTACAAAAAGACAATGacgaaaataaaattattaaacacaataaaaaaaatgaaattgatTTGTTTTATTCTGCTAAAAATGATCAAGGTGTCATTTTTTCAAAcagaaataaaattgatataGATTTATATTCCGAAGGCATTTCTCCCCTTAGTATATCAACGCTTGTGTTTAGcaacaatttaaaaaatttagtgAATAATagtaaagaaaaaacaaaaaaaaaagaaaatgaatatgatattttttatttaaataaggataaattaaaaataaaaaataattctataatgaatgaaaatttaataaatgacagtataaaattaaatagttCATTAGACGAAAttagtaaaataaattttatgcaaaatttaaagaaaaataaacatGATAATAATactgatgaaaaaaatagaggTAAAATAGATAAGTTGGaacaaagaaaatattttaataaccatattaataatttgaaGTTAggatatttatataataaaaaatttggtAGTGATTATATTCAAAATGGtgatttaaaagaaaataaggaaaatgttagaattctaaaaaattacataactTCTTGTaacaatttaaattattctagAATATATCAAACTGAagtgttaaaaaaaaatgaaaaatccAATTCAATACTTCATAAGCACGAAGAaactaaaaagaaaaagaatagTATTCTTGAGAATATTAATAATGTAAACACAAAATATTCACCCATTtcaagaaataaaaataatttacttATCCATTTTAATCACACTAACAATTCcgaaaatgttaaaaaaataaatactaaTAACTTAACCAGTAATTCTAGGATTCTACAAAACAAATGTATCCAAAGTAAAAATGAATCATTATTAGGCATTCCTTCAAATAGTAGtagttataaaaataataaattatcattaaaaaCAGTAAATGAATTAATCTTTGAAGTGAATAAAGAAGAGGAACATCTTAATATgtcaaataatttaaataaatatataaatgtaacaaaaaataacGAAAATATTACTGAACTATtagggaaaaaaaaagaaaaggagcATTTTACTAAAGACACAAAGAAAAACTCaaactatatttttatgaattatattaatgatttaaaaaaaaaaaaacagtatCTTGAAAATATGGAAAAGTTCAACGATTACAGAAAAAACAGTTGTATCaaaaatttagataaagtaattaaaaattatgatttaaGAGGATCATTTGATTTTAACcatagtaaaaatattactataaataagaacttaaaaaatatatattttaaaaaaaaagtgcaCAAAGTAAAcactaaattaaaaatatatgaaaatttattagaCTTCGAAAAAGAATTCATAACTAAAAATTGCattcaaaaaattacaaaaaaagaaaatgatatatcatataaaaatactgAAAatgcaaataataaaaaaaatatactttattTAAACAAAAGCAATAACTGTGCTAAATATaaacataatataaaaaaaaaaaatagtaataagcAACTTGTATCATTAAATGAAGTTAAcgtatttaatgaaaataaagaaataaaaaagggtataaatctaataaattttcccattaattttaaattaaaaaaaaacttaaaaaattataaaaacgataatgataatttatcaaaaaaaaattatataaattccCTTTTCATGGATAATTATGATAAGAACAAACAAATGAATGAACTTAAAAATTACAAACAttgtaattttaataaaattgaaataaatgaagaaaaggAATTTTTAAACTCTTTTATAGAAAATGACAtcaatgataaaaaaaatattcctatttcaactttttttaatataaatgatgaaaTTAATTCAAATATTGAAACATTAAGCAATTACTCATCTCAACTTAATCATgaagaaaacaaaattttaaataataataaaattgaagATAATAAGGTACATATATTAAAGTTAGAAAATAACatttataaacaaaaaaaaaatgaaaataaaaacatttgtGAAGAAATAACACAACATAtggaatataaatataattatgataataaGGAAATCCCACAAAGAATGGAAAAGAATATgccaaaaaatattattcataaaaCACAATCAGAAAAAAGTGTCAtgttaaaagaagatatacaatataattttagtaaaattaaaaattataatacttATGAGAAAGACAATATAAATaaggaatataaaaatgaagaaaattataGCATAAAATctttatacaaaaatatgtatgagaaaaataaaaaaaataataaaaaatcttCAAGATATTATCACATAAAAGGAGTTATTAAGGaggaaaataaattaaaagaattcaatggaagaaaaaaagaattatataaaaatggtGATAATACTACAGCaacaaatgaaaattataattataatcttgaaacttttaataatgaaaataatgaaataggttgtgaaaatttaaaaattgaaaacTATAACAGTGAAGTTAAATGCTTTAATAATGAaactaaaaaagaaaatacaaaAGATGACacgaataataataataataatgaaattgaatgtaatgataataaaaataaaactgagaatataaaaaatgaagaagataatgaaaatgatagtAAAATCGAAATTTTGAATGATGAACTAAATAGTGGGagtacaaaaaataaaatggataatgaaaatgataataatgaaattaaaattaagaatatgaaaaatgaaGTAGATAATGTAACTCATAATAAtgaatttcaattttttaataatgaaataaataatcagatagaaaaaaatgaaaaagataatgaaaatgatgataataaGATTGAATCTGTTAACAATGAAGATAAAATCAAAAATTCAAAAAGAGAAAtggataatgaaaatgataataattatgaaaataatattgataaagaagatatatttgaaaatgaaatattaaagtatgaaaatatttatgcTTTAGGAGAAATGGATAATCAAAGTACAActgaaaatgaaaagaaaaaaaatgaaaatgatgacAATGGCAATGggtttattatttataatgaaGACAGAAAAGtagaagataataaaaatggaagcaaaattgataataataaagagggagaaaattattatgaaactgaaaatataaaaaatggaaattaTAAAAGAGAAGATGGTAGTATTAAcagtgaaaataaaaatataaaaaatgaaaataagcataaagaaaatgaaaacataatttatgagaatttatataaaattgaaaataataatagtaaatgcgaaaatgaaaatagtaACAATGAATAttcaaacaaaaataaaagtagtGATTATGAAAATACGAGTGATTTTAAAtatcaaaacaaaaaaataattaataattatgaagACAAAGAAAGtataaatgataatgaaTATTTAGTAATCAATActaataatgatgaaaataaaaataaaaaaggcaATGGCGAAAATAcaagaaataaaaacaaaaataaagaaaatgaatatgCTTATAATGAAATTGAATATGAAATTGTAAATAGAGAGAGCGATTATGAAAATAAGGAAAACGTAAGTAATAATTATAAGAATAATGAAATTGAATATGAAATTGTAAATAGAGAGAGCGATTATGAAAATAAGGAAAACGTAAGTAATAATTATAAGAATAATGAAATTGAATATGGAAATATTAGTGTGAATAGGAAATATAAAACTCAAAATGAAAACgatgaaaataatagaaatattaacgaaaatgatgaaaataataaaaatattaacgaaaatgatgaaaataataaaaatattaacgaaaatgataaaaataataaaaatattaacgaaaatgataatttgtattttggaaataattatattaaaaaagaaatatgcTTTTTAGGTGAAAATGTAGAATAtgattatttgaaaaaaaataatggaaacgatgaaaatttaattcaagATGTTTTTGAAGaacataattataatattaaaaataagaaagaaACTTCTGAAGATGAAAATTTAGAAACAATAGATATTatgttaaaagaaaaagttgaGTTAAGAAAGACACAAAAATGTTCCCATGttgaaaattttaacaagaaaacaatatataaaatgattcaaaatgaattattatataaacataatCAATATCCAGAAGATAATGAAACtacaaaaaatgaagaatatcAAGATAATTTGAGTAAAACTATTTCATATATAGAAATCAGTAAAACTTCAAacaatgaaataataaaagaatttaataatctatgtataaaaataaacaaatataatttatttaaatgtttaaatattaaagaagaaagattaaattatatcagttttttatatgattctTTTGATTATTATAACAAAATACTCGAatcagaaaataaaaaaaatcatatttGCAATAATGAAGTTAAAAAGGACATtttaaatagtaataaatataaaaaatattttgaagataaattaattaatatttttaatttaaatttaatagaaaatgatgatattaatacatataatttagaaaattcaGAAGAATTGAGtataaatgaagataaaaatgaCCTTAGCAATAGTTCACATcacattaataaaaaaataaattattcgataaatgaaaaaagtgaAACTAGTAAATATGAGTTTGTTAATTTAgcaaaaaatgtaaaaaataatttaattcataATGATATAAGCATATGGAATACAAAAGAAAAGAATGATGAAGCTGAAggaaaaaatgtatattattCCGATGAGAACGACGAAGATAATATATGTTATGaagatattaaaagaaatatatggTTGCAGAATCATGagtttcataaaaatattgaaagaaaaaattttgttaattatataaaattagaatCAGTAAAGtgtattatattattttgttaCTTATAtgatattaaatattttcaagGGATGCATGATATGATTAtaagtttattttatttaaatttagaaacttatgaaatattttgtgtttttgaaaaaattctACATTATTATGCaccatatttatatttaagaaataactttaaaaataaatattctttaaTTGATGTAagcataaataatattactaATAATTGTAAAATAGAAGATATTAGTATGCACATATGTAAATTTAATGGAGAATTATTCAGATtgttatttcaatttttttttccacaTATTAGTTACTACTTCGATACTTCAATTAACGAAAGTTggtcatcttttttttttgttaactTAAACTTTAGCAAATTTACAAATGTTTATTATTTGCTATATATATGGATGAAATTgatagaaataaaagaagataaaaaagTAGTTACATGTGATTTTATCCTTTATTTATTGTCTTTCTTTagatataaattaaaaattattaaacagaaattttataaaaaagagcATTTCCTTAATgtgaataaaaattataattttatagattacggaaattttaaaaaagatacaATGAAAGAAAGTGAACAAAAAGTTGAAGATATCAAACAagtaaataatgaagaatatGAAAGACATAAGGAAGGAGAAACAAAACAACAGGAATATGagaataaagaagaaaaagaaaaaaaaaaggaatatattaaaaaaaaaaaattatctttttattgTAAACACATGTTctctttaatttttgaatTCAATTCATCTTTTGATGATCATTTTAATGATGATTTTAAAATGCACGTAGATAATATTATAACAAATATAagcaaaataaaagaaattatccCTACTAGTATAATAGATTTAATTGCTAGTTATAATTCTATGTATCAAAAAGAACAATTATTAGAACAAAATGAAAACATAgacaaaaatatatcaagTAATTTAACAAAAGATTTAGACAACAATAGttgtttaaatataaaaatatctgatttattttctatatataataataaatattatgaatttGTTTTCATTAAAGTATTCaaggaaaaaattattttaagtaaacttaattttattaatattagtaATATACACGTAGAAAATTTTGCTGAATTAAGAAATGTagatgaatttttaaaatacagGAAAAAATTAGGAAATGTATTTAAaagcaataaaaaaatattatacattataTATTCGAACGAAAAAGATATGCAACTCATAGATAACGAAACTAATTCATGCAttaataatacatatataaataatactgAATTTTctgataatgataaaaatataaataaaaatagatttatcgataaatttttttttaaaagaaatgcTAAAGGAAATACTATGATCAATAAGTTAAATGATTCCAAACTTGATAAAAAATACttacataattttataataacattattaaagaataatattaAGCATTTAACTGTACTTAATGAAGATAATAGTGTtatcaaaataattaatgaaaaaaaatatattgaagaagaaataattaataataaatcattaaatgaaaatagctttttttttaaagtcaTAAAGAAAGTGAAAAGTAAACTATATGGAAATGCTATAAAAGAAGATGTAGTAAATAagaatacatatataaaagaaaatatgttACAGAATAATAATTTGATGATTGCGTCAAATGattctaatttaaaaatatttagtgatatgaagataaaaaaaaaagtaaatttaaaaaaaaaaaaaacaattttagattacaaaaataatttaaggaaaaaaagaaatgagaaaccaaaaaataaattaaataaggtAGAAAGagtattatattataaattagaaaaaaaattaaatagaaGCATTGCTCCTTGTAAGAAATACAAAGAaagtgataaaaataatttatttaatatatttaaagaaaataaagatagaaagtatattaatttaaataaaaaagagtaTACCAATATGATGAATAatttgaatttaaaaaataatttaatatttaaaaaaaataggagGCAAAAATTAAATAGCAATATTAAACTTCATAATTTTATGTCTTTGcgcttaaaaaaaaaaaaaactagaACAAGCAAAAGAAAGggaaaaagaatataaaattattgttgatacttcaaaaaaaagagaGATTAAAGCAACCAGAGATAAACTATACAGTAATATAACTCCTTTACATAATAAGATCAgtacttataaaaaaagtgaCACTACTAATTCATCTGTTGAAAATTCTAACAAAGAactaaatattaatttaatcaATAATGTAGAAattgataattttattaatgatagagtaaaaaaaagtttaagtaatgaaaatgaattaagTTTTTTAGATTTACAAGAAAGGTATATTAATGGTTTATTATCAGAAAAATGTTcacaaaataataaacaagattataaaaaaaatatttgttgacaacaaatttaataaaaatgtaattaaataaatatttttaaaaaataatgttattaacaatataattaataaatggaAAAAACTACTAAAAAATGGCTTTAactttttctaaaataatctattcattatgaaaatataattattgcAATAATTTATGTAcgaaaattttcaaaatatatatgttagatgatattataaatagtaataataacaCATAAATTTTCCACTCAAAAATgtgttaaaattattaatgataattagaaaaagtgctataaaagaacaaaaaaaattaaaacacaatataaaaaaaaagtgtctaatataaatttatattaaaataattttatgttaatattcatatattttttttaaagttctGAAAAATctggatttttttttttttttttaacataggagaattaaaaaaataagatccGCAACAAAATTTGTTGTAATTTTATCAAGAAAATACGatacttattttataatttaaataaaaaattttgaagtgagaaaataaatagaaaagaaaaagaaataaaatttagaTAGAGaatgtttatataaattaataaaatagattAAATGATGacaagtatatatttttatcttaaaacagtaatattaataattttaggacttatttaaagaattatattgataataatatattatattttaataaaaaaattataaaaaaattcaaaaaatatattaaattatataaaatatttacgAATATATCAACACTTGTAAGAAAAGTCAAGAATATGAACACAGTATTCAGGAGaagattaataaatataaaaataaaaagtggAAAAATTaggaatttataaaattttaaaaagatatttaaaaaaaaaaaaaaaaacattttaaattcaattatttttcaaaaaaacttgtaattttaattttttccttttttttttttttttgtaagaatctaatatttttaaaaagagaagCTATCaattacattaaaaaatagaaaaaatctatttaaaaatgttaaattaaaattcaaatattttgttctttttttttttttttaaaatatataaagtatttgttactttattttttatttcttttatttgtttaCTGTTCTTGAataatagtattttttttttttctattcatTTTTTCACAAATGAGTTGTATCATCTTTATGTATTTCTTTTACATACAAatgttttttgtttatatttatatatatttcttcgtttctttttttttggtaatatatttttttgttacttttttttttaatgtagaAAATGGAAAATAACAAGATGCGTTATGAATATATgtcaaaattttaacaaattttttttaaatataacttttaaaaccatcaaaattaaatagtgatgtaaaaatataaaaaatcttaatttatttttttattaaaaaatgaaaaaaagaaatgtgTTTTTCTGTATAATAGTGTCTACTTAagcatatttttaaaaaaagtgtaacgaaaatatatatatataataaaataagtagtATTcgtaaagaaattttttatttcaatattttgtattagtattaaaaaaaaaataaaaataaaaataatattttatctaCATATTCACTTACAaactaatttatttaaaatataaatatatacttgaatttttttttttttttattatttctttttttttgttacaatatatatgcataattATCAAATTTACTctgttaaaattttttttctctctcCCCCTCTTTAATAGTAAAATCATCGTTGCTATTAAATTTTAGAAAACCCATCTTTTGAATTgtatgaatttaaaaattgaaatagtcgaaaaaataaaggaaaaaagaaACCACTGACACGCATAATTAAAATGAGTATTCTCATCAGCATAAAATTGgaaataatcttttttttttttatgtataaaatGTTCATCATATCTCAAGGAATTAATGTTCTCAAAAtgagaatttttaaaatttttaacatTATTAGTAT
The genomic region above belongs to Plasmodium relictum strain SGS1 genome assembly, chromosome: 10 and contains:
- a CDS encoding mitochondrial ribosomal protein S16 precursor, putative, which encodes MIRRLFLPYFSKDKGPPRIRCQINGVKRKRFYKIVVANQKDKKNGKHIEVLGTYVNKNNIREKLNRYNITNSNNDYYYNNVENIKEIRLRFNRVKFWLAANCNFSDHMKYVLSLCKIIPQYPIKYSRRCSDKYYYKYNEIINKHKLIQAEKINNFLKTDLNIQYLNNFNESSNEGKKEDDYIYTPEELTYLKKLSKNRNLDFENSDKIRKIIR